The following proteins come from a genomic window of Leptospira bandrabouensis:
- a CDS encoding lysophospholipid acyltransferase family protein, whose translation MGQLQLFVVLCYAIPFFVILFPIGLSFSYIFKITGLDQWSNRINNYLGYFWYRSFFVITGRKLQFVQGNWDPNGNNRFLICNHTNALEVPLIVALPYLANSKDVKLSYLGGDIIQRYKIIPLMMHKTIVEAVIYSEKKPNFRNFKTDVLRVLKTRSIFLYPEGERTFTEEVKPFQTGVMKIAYKFNVDLDVFVVSGMMGYSNLKEYSHLKKSKTIYFHFCGSIKAKDYSTFEAYLAAAETMMKNKKREIEAIEMSAVTV comes from the coding sequence ATGGGCCAACTTCAACTCTTCGTTGTATTATGTTATGCAATTCCATTTTTTGTGATTCTTTTTCCGATTGGATTATCTTTCTCTTATATTTTTAAAATCACTGGTTTAGACCAGTGGTCAAACCGTATCAATAACTACTTAGGTTATTTCTGGTATCGTTCTTTTTTTGTAATTACGGGAAGAAAGTTACAGTTTGTACAGGGAAATTGGGACCCTAATGGAAATAATCGTTTTTTAATTTGTAACCATACCAATGCCTTGGAAGTTCCTTTGATCGTTGCTCTACCGTATTTGGCAAATTCTAAAGATGTTAAATTATCTTATTTGGGTGGGGATATCATTCAAAGATATAAAATCATTCCTCTTATGATGCATAAAACCATTGTGGAAGCAGTTATTTATTCAGAAAAAAAACCGAATTTTAGAAACTTTAAAACGGACGTACTTAGAGTTTTAAAAACTAGATCTATTTTTTTATATCCTGAAGGTGAGAGAACATTTACCGAAGAAGTTAAACCTTTTCAGACAGGAGTAATGAAAATTGCGTATAAATTTAATGTGGATTTAGACGTTTTTGTTGTCAGCGGGATGATGGGTTATTCTAATCTCAAAGAATACTCTCATTTAAAAAAATCTAAAACTATCTATTTCCATTTTTGCGGATCCATCAAAGCAAAGGATTATTCTACATTTGAAGCCTATTTAGCAGCGGCAGAAACGATGATGAAAAATAAAAAAAGAGAAATTGAAGCTATTGAAATGTCCGCCGTTACCGTATAA
- a CDS encoding SRPBCC family protein, giving the protein MSNESNETFNPELDLVLERIVEVPVELVWNAWTKPEQLIHWFTPAPWKTIDCRIDLKPGGEFYTMMESPEGTQFPNSGCFLEIVPLQKLVFTDSLLPGYRPSGNSFMTAFVTMERIGKATKYKALAKHKDPETRKQHEDMGFMDGWGAALDQLVAFTKNLPK; this is encoded by the coding sequence ATGAGTAACGAATCAAATGAAACATTCAATCCTGAATTGGATTTAGTGTTAGAGAGAATTGTCGAAGTACCAGTAGAATTGGTTTGGAATGCATGGACGAAACCAGAACAATTAATCCATTGGTTTACACCAGCACCTTGGAAAACTATCGATTGTAGAATTGATTTAAAACCAGGTGGTGAGTTCTATACAATGATGGAATCACCGGAAGGAACCCAATTTCCCAATAGTGGATGTTTTTTGGAAATTGTCCCCTTACAAAAGTTAGTTTTTACGGATAGTTTACTTCCAGGTTATAGACCTTCTGGCAATAGTTTTATGACCGCATTCGTTACAATGGAACGAATTGGTAAGGCAACCAAATACAAAGCGTTAGCAAAACACAAAGATCCTGAAACTAGAAAACAACACGAAGATATGGGATTTATGGACGGTTGGGGCGCTGCACTAGACCAATTAGTAGCGTTTACTAAAAACTTACCCAAATAA
- a CDS encoding ArsR/SmtB family transcription factor, with the protein MVKRSYNIDVVFHALSDPTRRQVVERLSQGPASVSDLAKPFSMAMPSFMQHLDILESSQLIYTKKVGRVRICYLNHNPFSVMESWLQIQKSLWNTRLNQLDTFLLKTKGKKYE; encoded by the coding sequence ATGGTCAAAAGGTCGTATAATATTGATGTGGTATTCCATGCACTTTCTGATCCAACAAGAAGGCAAGTTGTAGAACGACTGAGCCAAGGCCCTGCCAGTGTCAGTGATTTGGCAAAACCTTTCTCCATGGCCATGCCTTCTTTTATGCAACATTTAGATATTTTAGAATCAAGTCAGTTGATCTATACTAAAAAGGTAGGAAGGGTGAGAATCTGTTACCTAAATCATAACCCATTTTCTGTCATGGAATCTTGGTTGCAGATTCAAAAATCTTTATGGAACACAAGGTTAAATCAATTGGATACATTCTTGTTAAAGACAAAGGGGAAAAAGTATGAGTAA
- a CDS encoding chloride channel protein, which yields MKRGISQFQNLVSLYWDSFCLRYLTKWLFFILLIALSVGSTSAFFLVALDTVTSIRESHIWLVYFLPFAGFAIGWFYFHYGKNANKGNNLLLEEIHSPSSIIPFRMTPLVLLGTLVTHLFGGSAGREGTAVQMGGSIAHQIVRFFPMKIHEHQTLIILGISAGFASVFGTPLAATIFSIEVIRIGSYRYQWIIPAFLSAYLSHLVCLSWGVSHSHYPKISFDYNGTLLICLFVLAVLSGWVAKLFSWLMHSISHLFSRWIPYPPLRPFVGGIILVIVFVFGFNLEYFGLGLPTIQRAFLEPLPGETFLLKLLLTVTTIGSGFKGGEVTPLFFIGASLGNLFGYFDPFHLTMFVGIGFISVFAGATNTPLACAVMGMELFGWECGIFFLLSAGIAYICSGHTSIYQSQMIGKTKPLSRPSDSGKKISDLKK from the coding sequence ATGAAGCGAGGAATTTCTCAATTTCAGAACCTGGTATCTCTCTATTGGGACTCTTTTTGCCTAAGGTACCTAACCAAGTGGTTATTTTTTATCCTTCTCATTGCTTTGTCTGTCGGTTCTACTTCTGCCTTTTTTTTGGTGGCCCTTGATACAGTCACATCGATTCGAGAATCTCATATATGGCTCGTATATTTTCTTCCTTTCGCCGGTTTTGCGATAGGTTGGTTCTATTTTCATTACGGAAAAAATGCCAACAAAGGAAATAACCTTCTTTTAGAGGAAATCCATTCTCCTTCTTCCATCATTCCATTTCGGATGACACCTTTGGTTTTACTCGGAACACTGGTTACCCATCTTTTTGGTGGGTCTGCTGGTAGAGAAGGAACAGCAGTACAGATGGGAGGATCCATCGCTCACCAAATCGTTCGATTCTTTCCAATGAAGATTCATGAACACCAAACATTGATTATCCTTGGAATCAGTGCTGGTTTTGCTTCTGTTTTTGGGACTCCACTCGCCGCGACTATTTTTTCTATTGAAGTCATTCGCATTGGAAGTTATCGTTATCAGTGGATCATTCCTGCTTTTCTTTCAGCATATTTATCTCACTTGGTTTGTTTGTCTTGGGGTGTTTCCCACTCTCATTATCCAAAAATTTCCTTTGATTATAATGGAACCCTTTTGATTTGTTTGTTCGTGTTAGCTGTTTTATCGGGATGGGTAGCAAAACTTTTTAGTTGGCTTATGCATTCTATTTCTCATTTGTTTTCTAGGTGGATTCCTTATCCACCACTTAGGCCCTTTGTTGGTGGTATTATACTTGTGATTGTCTTTGTTTTCGGATTCAACCTCGAATATTTTGGTTTAGGTCTTCCCACAATCCAAAGAGCATTTTTGGAACCATTACCAGGGGAAACATTTCTTTTGAAGTTACTTTTAACAGTGACTACCATTGGCTCTGGTTTTAAAGGAGGTGAGGTGACTCCACTCTTTTTTATTGGAGCCAGTTTGGGAAATTTATTTGGGTATTTTGATCCTTTTCATCTTACTATGTTTGTGGGAATTGGATTTATCTCTGTATTCGCAGGTGCCACGAACACTCCTTTGGCATGTGCTGTGATGGGAATGGAATTGTTTGGATGGGAATGTGGAATCTTTTTTCTTTTGAGTGCTGGAATTGCTTATATTTGTTCTGGGCACACAAGCATTTATCAATCACAAATGATTGGCAAAACCAAACCACTGAGTCGGCCTTCAGATTCTGGTAAAAAAATTTCTGACTTAAAAAAATAA
- a CDS encoding FecR family protein, translated as MKTIVTLFAILLITFHCSRFQFGSNQTKDETAGAVITFFQGNITISSQGKESKAKIGDVVRPGDRIVTKLGRVDLQTYRGEIIRIKDNSDILFRDIAGENRPNTDIHMIAGNLLVKSVKLKSGQNLSVTSPTMVAGVRGTVFSFELDQGSVPKVKVYEGAVSVAFKTSPKLVEINEGLSAENYNRLVKTLEENEVVLEPGERLEVNPNLNELVYLINAKVPAKALTNEQISGLIDIDSGLSKSQTVITPQEKAEAETLVSITSETIHKQIESKKENSTEKTEVGTIEQEHEAKRMEALNQIAKEAEKTGLDNEEEIHNHYSILETIHKTNGDVLSGAVVAQLGDIFIVHSTKGVYQLSVDDIEYVEYKNFKVKTRAKK; from the coding sequence ATGAAAACTATCGTTACACTTTTTGCTATTTTACTGATCACTTTTCATTGCAGTCGTTTCCAATTTGGATCTAACCAAACAAAAGACGAAACCGCAGGTGCAGTCATTACCTTCTTTCAAGGAAATATTACGATCAGTTCCCAAGGTAAGGAATCCAAAGCCAAGATTGGAGATGTGGTTCGTCCAGGGGATCGGATCGTTACCAAATTAGGTAGGGTCGATTTACAAACCTATCGTGGGGAAATCATTCGCATCAAAGACAACTCGGATATTTTGTTTCGAGATATAGCTGGGGAAAACCGTCCCAATACAGACATTCACATGATAGCAGGAAATTTACTGGTGAAATCAGTAAAATTAAAATCAGGACAAAATCTTTCCGTAACTTCGCCTACAATGGTGGCGGGTGTTAGGGGAACTGTTTTTTCTTTTGAGTTAGACCAAGGTTCTGTACCGAAAGTGAAAGTCTACGAAGGTGCCGTTTCCGTTGCTTTCAAAACCTCGCCCAAGTTAGTTGAGATCAATGAAGGACTATCTGCGGAGAACTATAATCGTTTGGTAAAAACTCTAGAAGAAAACGAAGTGGTTTTGGAACCTGGAGAAAGGTTGGAAGTGAATCCTAACCTTAATGAGTTGGTCTATTTGATCAATGCAAAGGTTCCTGCCAAGGCCCTTACCAATGAACAAATTTCTGGATTGATTGATATTGATAGCGGTCTTTCCAAATCACAAACTGTGATCACCCCGCAAGAAAAAGCGGAAGCGGAGACTCTTGTTTCCATTACTTCAGAAACCATTCACAAACAAATTGAATCAAAAAAGGAAAATTCGACTGAAAAAACAGAAGTCGGAACCATAGAACAGGAACATGAAGCCAAACGAATGGAAGCTTTAAATCAAATTGCAAAGGAAGCAGAAAAAACAGGTTTGGATAATGAAGAAGAAATCCATAACCATTATAGCATCCTTGAAACCATTCATAAAACTAACGGGGATGTCCTATCTGGGGCAGTCGTTGCTCAGTTAGGTGATATATTTATTGTTCATTCCACAAAAGGTGTTTATCAACTGTCTGTGGATGATATAGAATATGTGGAATACAAAAATTTTAAAGTAAAAACAAGGGCAAAAAAATAA
- a CDS encoding methyl-accepting chemotaxis protein, with translation MSIRQRVSLSIAGILFIGFVILTSFQIYRTITDLRAEIKENAQITSEKWSFEIQEHLNAMMGVIRGFRFALFYTSPPRDSMISSMREILERNDDIFAIWLCYEPNAYEGRDSSFIGKPGHDQTGRFIPYLHHTSDGKIKLDHLVDYDNPNGAGDYYLQVKKTNKAKVFGPYEYVADGKKVQMISLVVPIYPKGQFKGAAGIDLEVSSLQEKIGDSRPFRGQGHIAFLSDNGTYVMYGQDKTKLGKKIENSEHLKIYLENLKLGKMFTIQSDGYTHYFSPFHIGKDPQFWALQVSIPDSIFTNQITKVILSSSFISIIILVVVLFFLNFVFKKQISVRLQNAMKFSSEIANGNLAINAEEINQDEIGSLLHSMNQMKNSLVSIIGDIKQTVESLGSQSNKMASTSQTLSDTSQTQASAAEESSAAVEELSASAENVGKSMEEAVVKMKEIDRSVLTLREEVQNINKEMEYLAKFASESREHAVVGETAMNESTRAMEDIGEKAERISEVLDIITEISEKTNLLALNAAIEAARAGDAGRGFAVVAEEIGKLALQTGASVKEIGDLVISTNSAVENGNKKVTEAAEVLNLLNSRVKEFETSATRVLGSVLLQENNAKDIAENSNLLTNLNLQIEDAVFEQKRATEEISKTIISISNGTQDVASGSDQLTIVAGEIASQASYLSTQVEKFKLK, from the coding sequence ATGAGTATACGACAAAGAGTCTCTTTATCCATTGCTGGAATTTTATTTATTGGATTTGTGATCCTTACCTCTTTTCAAATATACAGAACCATCACAGACCTAAGAGCTGAAATTAAAGAAAATGCACAAATCACATCTGAGAAATGGTCATTTGAAATCCAAGAACATCTGAATGCCATGATGGGTGTCATTCGAGGATTCCGGTTCGCTTTGTTTTATACTTCTCCGCCTCGCGATTCTATGATTAGCAGTATGAGAGAAATTCTGGAACGGAATGATGATATTTTTGCTATTTGGCTTTGTTATGAACCAAATGCTTATGAAGGAAGGGATTCTTCTTTCATTGGGAAACCGGGCCATGACCAAACAGGTAGATTCATTCCGTATTTACACCATACAAGTGACGGAAAAATTAAATTAGATCATCTTGTTGATTATGACAATCCTAATGGTGCGGGTGATTATTACCTCCAAGTTAAAAAAACTAACAAAGCAAAGGTTTTTGGGCCTTATGAATATGTAGCTGATGGAAAAAAAGTTCAGATGATTTCTCTTGTGGTTCCCATTTATCCGAAAGGTCAGTTTAAGGGGGCTGCTGGTATCGACTTAGAAGTTAGTTCCTTACAAGAAAAAATTGGTGATAGTCGTCCTTTTCGTGGCCAAGGACATATTGCTTTTTTATCGGACAACGGAACTTATGTGATGTATGGTCAGGACAAAACGAAACTTGGGAAAAAAATTGAAAATTCTGAACATTTAAAAATTTACTTAGAAAATCTAAAACTTGGAAAAATGTTTACCATTCAAAGCGATGGATACACTCATTATTTTTCGCCCTTTCATATTGGAAAAGATCCTCAATTTTGGGCCCTACAAGTGAGTATTCCTGATTCGATTTTTACTAACCAAATTACCAAAGTAATTTTAAGTTCTTCTTTTATATCAATCATCATATTGGTTGTGGTTCTATTTTTTCTAAATTTTGTATTTAAAAAACAAATCAGCGTTCGTTTACAAAATGCCATGAAGTTCTCTTCTGAAATTGCCAACGGAAACTTAGCAATCAATGCAGAAGAAATCAACCAGGATGAGATTGGTAGTTTGTTACATTCAATGAATCAAATGAAAAATAGTTTAGTATCCATAATAGGAGATATCAAACAAACAGTGGAATCCTTGGGAAGCCAATCGAATAAAATGGCATCCACCTCACAAACATTATCTGATACTTCGCAAACTCAAGCCTCAGCAGCAGAAGAATCTTCTGCTGCTGTGGAAGAATTATCAGCATCGGCTGAGAATGTCGGTAAGTCGATGGAAGAAGCGGTTGTGAAAATGAAAGAAATTGATAGATCCGTTTTAACTTTAAGAGAAGAAGTTCAAAATATTAACAAAGAAATGGAATATCTAGCCAAGTTTGCTTCGGAATCGAGAGAACATGCTGTTGTCGGGGAAACTGCTATGAATGAATCCACTCGTGCGATGGAAGACATTGGTGAAAAAGCCGAACGAATTAGTGAAGTTTTGGACATCATTACAGAAATCTCAGAAAAAACTAACCTATTAGCATTGAATGCGGCCATAGAGGCTGCCAGGGCAGGTGACGCAGGTCGCGGGTTTGCTGTGGTCGCCGAAGAGATCGGAAAACTTGCTCTACAAACGGGAGCCTCAGTAAAAGAAATTGGAGATCTGGTTATTTCCACAAATTCTGCTGTGGAAAATGGAAACAAAAAAGTAACAGAAGCCGCAGAAGTTTTAAACTTACTCAATAGTCGGGTAAAAGAATTTGAGACATCGGCAACAAGAGTTCTTGGTTCTGTACTTTTACAAGAAAACAATGCAAAAGATATTGCGGAGAATTCAAATCTTTTGACCAACCTAAACTTACAAATTGAAGACGCTGTATTTGAACAAAAAAGAGCGACCGAGGAAATTTCTAAAACCATCATTAGTATTTCGAATGGAACTCAAGATGTGGCCAGTGGTTCTGACCAACTAACGATCGTTGCAGGAGAAATTGCCTCACAGGCATCTTATCTTTCCACGCAGGTAGAAAAATTTAAATTAAAATAA